In a genomic window of Bradyrhizobium ontarionense:
- a CDS encoding non-ribosomal peptide synthetase, which yields MIGALAGLTASRALRQSWLRRLGGHDEVASIPTDYRENGRQISIAELEIPFSDACQRRLALARAVDPSPVESLLATAIILAVQARLSGTIVIGVPPLSEKAGVAGDVLPILVPFEPDQTFEATWQATYRALMGAYARANAGSQGSLKQMLAAETQIRRVDLLLAFDDRCAAANEGGWPLEVRVSWQGERHSATLLYRTDLFARSTAADLSRDIGVALDRLLRFPHVRVRDNEFAAFEAALLGEPLSLESRGIFERFSDVARQRPDACALVYQDEKVTYRQFSDRADLFAAGLASRGVDEGATVALHLRPGLDLITCVIAAHRIGAVYVMLPFDYPALRLNEIVADTRAALVVTDSPGSVPDIWPTVVSSELARPQQRHLAPASKSQGRFSVFYTSSSTGRAKGVVLLESALLNRLSWMWKHFPFAADDKILLQKSPAVVGALWELYGGLLAGICTVIADPQDITDPDRFAAFVRKHQITRIAGSPPVLENLLIGDGAGNGMKSSLRIVYSSADALTPQLVQQWHQKFPRTQLLNLYGSTECSSNATWFDSMDLHPHQDRVPIGKPIANVRLYILNHDLAVVPLGGIGELCVSGACLADGYLDRDSSSQDKFIDNPFAAADGRHRVLYRTGDRARMNGHGHVELLGRMDHMIKLRGFRIALGDVEFALKAHPKIRDAIAFVTESSVRRRALHAFYCADEPLSRGVLRAYLSARIPRFMIPSAFSRLDEFPMTKSGKVDRRALSAVIAHPAAMPNMDFRSQQGLEQLIRLLWQEYSGTDDVELDDRIMDVGIDSLAIVDIRGQLQRMTGCKLELSDFFQFPTPRTLAARILNGVDEGASVASARSRAAMRRVARNGERGLHG from the coding sequence ATGATCGGCGCTCTCGCCGGGCTCACGGCATCTCGCGCGCTTCGGCAGTCATGGCTTCGGCGTTTGGGGGGGCACGATGAAGTCGCCTCGATACCGACGGATTATCGCGAAAATGGCCGACAGATAAGTATAGCCGAGCTGGAGATCCCGTTCTCGGATGCCTGTCAGCGCCGATTGGCCCTTGCCCGGGCGGTTGATCCGTCGCCCGTGGAATCGCTTCTGGCTACTGCGATCATCTTGGCGGTGCAGGCTCGGCTGTCGGGGACGATTGTCATTGGCGTGCCGCCGTTGTCGGAGAAGGCGGGCGTTGCAGGAGACGTGCTGCCAATTCTCGTCCCGTTCGAGCCGGATCAGACGTTCGAGGCGACATGGCAGGCGACCTATCGCGCGCTGATGGGAGCCTATGCGAGAGCGAATGCCGGCTCTCAAGGCTCGCTGAAGCAGATGCTCGCGGCGGAAACCCAGATCCGGCGGGTCGATCTTCTCCTGGCGTTTGACGACCGCTGTGCCGCGGCGAATGAGGGAGGATGGCCGCTCGAGGTCCGGGTGAGCTGGCAGGGGGAACGTCACTCGGCGACGCTGCTGTATCGAACCGATCTCTTCGCAAGGTCCACGGCGGCCGACCTGAGCAGAGACATCGGGGTTGCTCTGGATCGGCTGTTGCGATTTCCCCATGTTCGCGTGAGGGACAACGAGTTTGCGGCGTTCGAGGCTGCTCTCTTGGGCGAGCCGCTATCTCTGGAGTCGCGAGGAATCTTCGAGCGATTTTCCGATGTGGCCAGGCAAAGGCCGGACGCCTGCGCGCTGGTCTATCAAGACGAGAAGGTAACCTATCGGCAGTTCAGCGATCGTGCGGACCTCTTCGCGGCCGGGTTGGCGTCCAGGGGCGTGGACGAAGGGGCTACCGTCGCGCTGCATTTGCGGCCGGGCCTCGATCTGATCACGTGCGTGATCGCGGCACATCGTATCGGCGCGGTGTACGTCATGCTGCCGTTCGACTATCCGGCGCTGCGCTTGAACGAGATTGTCGCGGACACTCGCGCCGCCCTGGTCGTCACCGACAGCCCGGGTTCGGTGCCCGACATCTGGCCGACGGTCGTCTCGTCGGAGCTCGCGCGGCCGCAGCAACGTCATCTGGCGCCGGCGTCGAAATCTCAGGGGCGCTTCAGCGTGTTTTACACCTCTTCCTCGACGGGGAGGGCGAAGGGGGTCGTGCTGCTGGAATCTGCTCTCCTCAACCGGCTGTCCTGGATGTGGAAGCATTTTCCGTTCGCGGCCGACGACAAGATCTTGCTGCAGAAATCGCCCGCCGTCGTCGGAGCGCTCTGGGAGCTCTATGGCGGGCTGCTGGCGGGCATATGCACCGTCATCGCCGATCCACAGGACATCACGGATCCCGACAGGTTCGCAGCTTTCGTCCGGAAACATCAGATCACCCGTATTGCGGGATCGCCCCCGGTCCTGGAGAATCTGCTGATTGGCGATGGCGCCGGCAACGGCATGAAATCGTCTTTGCGGATCGTGTACTCGAGCGCCGACGCGCTGACGCCGCAATTGGTGCAGCAGTGGCATCAGAAATTTCCAAGGACGCAGCTCCTGAATCTCTATGGTTCGACGGAATGCTCGTCGAATGCCACCTGGTTCGATTCCATGGACCTCCATCCCCATCAGGACCGGGTCCCGATCGGAAAGCCGATCGCAAATGTACGGCTGTACATTCTCAATCACGATCTGGCGGTCGTTCCCCTTGGCGGGATCGGCGAACTGTGCGTTTCCGGTGCGTGCCTTGCAGACGGATATCTCGACCGGGATAGCTCGTCTCAAGACAAATTCATCGACAATCCGTTCGCGGCAGCGGACGGCCGGCATCGGGTCCTTTACCGCACGGGCGACCGCGCACGCATGAACGGGCACGGGCACGTCGAGTTGCTCGGCCGGATGGACCACATGATAAAGCTTCGCGGCTTTCGCATCGCCCTGGGGGATGTCGAATTCGCCTTGAAGGCTCATCCAAAGATCAGGGACGCCATCGCGTTTGTCACCGAATCCTCGGTGCGCCGGCGCGCTCTGCACGCCTTCTATTGCGCCGATGAGCCGCTCAGTCGTGGTGTGTTACGGGCCTATCTTTCAGCGCGCATTCCGAGGTTCATGATTCCAAGTGCGTTTTCGCGCCTCGACGAGTTCCCCATGACGAAATCCGGCAAGGTGGACAGGCGCGCCTTGAGCGCGGTCATTGCTCACCCCGCCGCGATGCCCAACATGGACTTTCGTTCGCAGCAGGGACTGGAGCAATTGATCCGGCTTCTCTGGCAGGAATATTCCGGCACCGATGATGTCGAGCTCGACGACAGGATCATGGATGTCGGGATCGATTCCCTCGCGATCGTCGATATCCGGGGTCAATTGCAGAGAATGACCGGCTGCAAGCTCGAGCTGTCCGATTTCTTTCAGTTTCCGACCCCGCGCACATTGGCGGCGAGAATCCTGAATGGGGTCGATGAGGGAGCCAGCGTGGCCAGTGCCCGTTCGCGGGCCGCCATGCGCCGTGTCGCACGGAATGGAGAACGCGGGCTTCATGGATAG
- a CDS encoding thioesterase II family protein, giving the protein MDSSDSWLATEWLQDETSAEVCLVCLPHAGATHAVFEGWVRFFAPEIDIGAICLPGRGVRFGEPACDTMQELVGRLARALHDRQNRAPLAIYGECTGALIATALVDELAKTYGEKVAHLFVAGYPPPGHASGKLHALAPDAFRDEVLGLGFIPPELAANPQTIEFFLPQILADFRICELFEGADLLLDCPITGLIGMEDRLDPVVFERWAGVTRGPWNCVTVPYGHLLAADPNCVVRPAIKRSILDRH; this is encoded by the coding sequence ATGGATAGTTCGGACAGTTGGCTCGCGACCGAATGGCTTCAGGACGAAACGAGCGCAGAGGTTTGTCTGGTTTGCCTTCCTCATGCCGGAGCAACTCACGCCGTATTCGAGGGATGGGTCCGGTTCTTTGCGCCGGAGATCGACATTGGCGCGATTTGCCTGCCCGGACGAGGTGTGCGCTTTGGCGAACCCGCGTGCGACACGATGCAGGAACTGGTGGGACGTCTCGCACGGGCTCTTCATGATCGGCAGAACCGCGCGCCGCTGGCCATATATGGCGAGTGCACCGGGGCGCTCATCGCTACGGCGTTGGTCGACGAACTGGCGAAGACCTACGGAGAGAAAGTCGCCCACCTTTTCGTTGCCGGCTATCCGCCCCCGGGACATGCCTCGGGAAAACTGCACGCCCTGGCGCCGGACGCGTTCAGGGACGAGGTTCTCGGCCTCGGATTCATTCCGCCGGAGCTCGCTGCGAATCCACAAACCATCGAATTTTTCCTGCCGCAGATACTGGCCGATTTCAGGATTTGCGAGCTGTTCGAAGGCGCGGATCTGCTGCTCGATTGTCCCATCACGGGCCTGATCGGCATGGAGGATCGGCTCGATCCGGTCGTCTTCGAGAGGTGGGCCGGAGTTACGCGAGGACCATGGAATTGCGTCACCGTTCCCTATGGCCATTTGTTGGCAGCGGATCCGAATTGCGTCGTCAGACCTGCCATCAAGCGAAGTATCCTGGACAGGCATTAG
- a CDS encoding DUF3102 domain-containing protein: MSSRASVNVKSNVDSDANCPNERFDYSSVSPSLAKFLKGQAERIQHQCVTSIIQIGKSLVEAKRHLSHGAFLRWVQYEVHLPVRTAQAYMRVASWASNKRATVAHLTPTVLYLLSAPSTPEDFSAEILAQVEAGEPIAPSALRKALKVRRMQERAGGQNDLEAVLMSGVGRSDSIGSETCRGSSELTEFVEMLSTRLSAMEFERVQQIMTSTTVLNDPELPNKLRRAFENPPPFLRTAANVELIELVPRM, from the coding sequence ATGAGTAGCCGAGCAAGCGTCAATGTTAAGTCGAATGTCGATAGCGATGCTAACTGCCCGAACGAGCGTTTTGACTACAGCAGTGTATCGCCGTCGCTGGCCAAATTTCTAAAGGGACAAGCGGAACGGATACAGCACCAGTGCGTGACCTCGATCATCCAAATCGGGAAATCGCTGGTTGAAGCCAAGCGGCACCTGTCACACGGTGCCTTCCTCCGGTGGGTGCAATACGAGGTTCATCTTCCCGTGCGCACGGCTCAGGCGTACATGCGGGTTGCGAGCTGGGCCTCAAACAAACGCGCAACGGTTGCGCATTTGACTCCGACGGTGCTCTATCTGCTCTCGGCGCCGAGCACGCCCGAGGACTTCTCGGCGGAAATCCTTGCTCAGGTCGAAGCCGGGGAGCCGATTGCACCTTCGGCCCTGCGCAAGGCGCTGAAGGTGCGGCGAATGCAGGAGCGCGCCGGCGGCCAGAACGATCTCGAAGCCGTGTTGATGTCGGGTGTCGGACGGTCGGACTCGATCGGCTCCGAAACCTGCAGAGGTTCCAGCGAATTGACCGAATTCGTCGAGATGCTGTCGACACGGCTGTCCGCGATGGAGTTCGAGCGGGTGCAGCAGATCATGACCAGCACGACGGTGCTCAACGATCCGGAACTGCCGAACAAGCTTCGGCGTGCGTTTGAAAATCCGCCACCATTCCTGCGCACGGCGGCCAATGTCGAGCTGATCGAGCTCGTCCCACGGATGTGA
- a CDS encoding GH3 auxin-responsive promoter family protein: MKARQAHDDQLENCRLRMMAERNQLARSLTDTNSCQERVLRQLIAENADTDFGRLHHFSLLGSIADFKKAVPIRDYAEFEPWIDRAADGESNVLTAEDPVLFFMSSGTTGRNKKIPVTRSFMRQSFFPFYFAMWAGLVESVPEALLRDDATYSLKFDPHGRYPSTNSGRPHLGVSQTDFEGIFGESLIEPGTRAPWKHLPVKLADDDHLGRAYARLCMAAQHDLLCIVGLNPAMVAALPRQLALWWPRLAKDIRDGTVGGVPAMTPNPERAATLERLATYFGTLLPSHLWPNLRSLFCWNTGVSSLYMPRLAESFGTNVRVFPAPVAASEGPVAVTVDGHRSAGSPVVAAMLLEFIEADEDILPDSLTLGLSDLDAGREYHVIISQLGGLYRYALGDVVRVVDRLQGVPRLEYAGRRTLSNVAGERLRESQVVRAVKDALLSTGMEIGNVTCHVEQRGDDMGYGVAIAPRGSFQAHEIGALEVRFDRALQDVSRCYRHARESGRLGKSVFHVTEPDAFFREWQARITSGVRPAQAKDRIFTSDAEIWRRLIGRTAEGLRSV; the protein is encoded by the coding sequence ATGAAAGCACGTCAGGCGCACGATGATCAGTTGGAGAACTGCCGGCTGAGAATGATGGCCGAGCGAAACCAGCTCGCCAGGTCATTGACCGATACGAACTCCTGTCAGGAGCGCGTCCTGCGGCAGCTCATTGCCGAGAACGCAGATACCGATTTTGGCCGGCTGCACCATTTCTCGCTGCTGGGGTCGATCGCTGATTTCAAGAAGGCCGTGCCAATTCGCGACTATGCCGAGTTTGAACCATGGATCGACCGTGCCGCGGACGGCGAGAGCAATGTCCTGACGGCAGAAGACCCAGTCCTGTTCTTCATGAGCAGCGGCACCACGGGTCGCAACAAGAAGATCCCGGTGACCCGGAGCTTCATGCGCCAGAGCTTTTTTCCGTTCTATTTTGCGATGTGGGCGGGTCTGGTCGAGTCCGTGCCCGAGGCGTTGTTGCGAGACGACGCGACTTACAGCCTGAAGTTCGATCCGCATGGCCGATATCCATCGACCAACTCCGGGCGACCGCATCTCGGCGTCAGTCAGACCGATTTCGAAGGGATCTTTGGCGAAAGCCTGATCGAGCCCGGGACACGTGCGCCCTGGAAGCATTTGCCGGTCAAGCTCGCGGACGACGATCATCTGGGACGAGCCTATGCGCGCCTGTGCATGGCTGCCCAGCACGACCTGCTGTGCATCGTCGGCTTGAACCCGGCGATGGTTGCGGCTCTCCCCCGGCAGCTCGCGCTGTGGTGGCCACGGTTGGCCAAGGATATTCGTGACGGAACGGTCGGCGGAGTGCCCGCAATGACACCAAATCCTGAGCGTGCGGCCACGCTCGAGCGGCTCGCCACGTACTTCGGCACGCTGTTGCCGTCGCATCTCTGGCCGAACCTGCGGAGCCTCTTCTGCTGGAATACCGGTGTGTCCTCGCTCTATATGCCGCGTCTTGCGGAGAGCTTCGGCACGAATGTGCGCGTCTTTCCTGCGCCGGTCGCTGCCTCTGAAGGTCCCGTGGCCGTGACCGTTGACGGACACCGGAGCGCAGGATCTCCCGTCGTCGCCGCGATGCTCCTGGAGTTCATCGAAGCAGACGAGGACATTTTGCCTGATAGCCTAACCCTGGGGCTTTCCGACCTCGACGCCGGGCGGGAATACCACGTGATCATCAGTCAACTCGGAGGACTGTATCGCTACGCGCTGGGTGATGTCGTCCGCGTCGTCGATCGGCTGCAAGGGGTACCTCGCCTTGAATACGCCGGTCGCCGGACGCTCTCGAACGTGGCCGGAGAAAGACTGCGGGAATCGCAGGTCGTTCGCGCGGTGAAGGACGCCTTGCTGAGTACGGGAATGGAAATCGGCAACGTCACGTGTCACGTTGAGCAGCGGGGGGACGACATGGGCTACGGGGTTGCGATAGCGCCTCGCGGGTCGTTCCAGGCGCACGAGATTGGGGCGCTGGAAGTCAGGTTCGATCGGGCGCTTCAGGATGTTTCCCGATGTTATAGACATGCCCGCGAGAGCGGTCGCTTGGGGAAGTCCGTATTCCACGTCACCGAGCCGGACGCATTCTTCAGGGAGTGGCAGGCACGGATCACGAGCGGCGTTCGGCCGGCGCAGGCAAAGGACCGTATCTTCACGAGCGATGCCGAGATTTGGCGGCGGCTGATAGGCCGAACCGCCGAAGGACTGCGGAGCGTCTGA
- a CDS encoding DUF6182 family protein, whose product MTITQTSLSLQLSRRIEIARHKWAYAAAAVPSSAGMRSPVVGDAVAGADIAAFAVLRDFNPKVFAQSSLAFAASLPERWRDRWFGTYTRTIFLAGNPANLLSRFPFQHVTEDRSCAWLGPAPANVAMTLRRLLVPFRSESSVPSGEFSIGLPDGEICGATETPRQMQIHLGTAGMTAVDYLVHLNHTLAESVLLGLIAPGSAIRIRHVPRLHGCPEEFLWLRVLNDRTDGSRLRAYAGVSACE is encoded by the coding sequence ATGACGATTACGCAGACCTCGCTTTCGTTGCAGCTCTCGCGCCGGATTGAGATCGCGCGGCATAAATGGGCGTATGCGGCGGCGGCTGTTCCCTCGTCAGCCGGAATGAGGAGCCCGGTCGTTGGCGATGCGGTCGCCGGGGCCGACATCGCAGCCTTTGCCGTGCTGCGTGATTTCAATCCGAAAGTATTTGCCCAGTCGTCGCTTGCCTTCGCAGCCTCGCTGCCCGAACGCTGGCGTGACAGATGGTTTGGAACCTACACCCGGACCATCTTCCTTGCCGGTAATCCGGCAAATCTCCTGTCGCGGTTCCCATTCCAGCACGTGACCGAGGATCGGTCCTGTGCGTGGCTCGGGCCGGCGCCCGCCAACGTGGCCATGACGTTGCGGCGCCTGTTGGTGCCATTCCGAAGCGAGAGCAGCGTACCCTCGGGTGAGTTTTCCATTGGTCTGCCGGACGGAGAGATATGTGGTGCGACCGAAACGCCGCGGCAAATGCAGATCCATCTCGGAACCGCAGGGATGACAGCGGTCGACTATCTGGTTCATTTGAACCATACGCTCGCTGAATCGGTGTTGCTTGGCTTGATCGCCCCGGGAAGCGCCATCAGAATCCGGCATGTCCCGCGACTTCATGGCTGTCCGGAGGAGTTTCTGTGGTTGCGCGTGCTCAATGACAGGACCGATGGAAGCCGGTTACGTGCCTATGCGGGGGTGAGTGCGTGCGAGTAG
- a CDS encoding MFS transporter: MRVGPNLSIAALSFGNFAVGTGAFIISGILPMVADSLESTVFEIGQTATAFSVAFALGGPLLASPTSRFDRRTLLTAGLLLFSLAAVLGALAPDYGVLMLSRIVAGVAGSLVTPHAATTASLLAEESGRGRAIALVLLGFAASTVFGVPLGTMVGAVFGWRAAFGVISLLALAGAVGVRLAVPGQLNIPPIDLGGWRKVFAHRAIIFMLAVTLFQVLGQATILTYLAILLRVESHASVAEISALLMVFGGAGIAGTFAASRLMDRVGAALVANASIILMCAVMTVWPFIGGSVPGVTLLILLWGLSSFAVNSAQQYRLIATAPSLATASVSLNSSSSFFGQSLGALVGGAVVAFFGVATIPSIGALAMMIALGLSLASNGSESRKA; this comes from the coding sequence GTGCGAGTAGGGCCGAACCTCAGCATTGCGGCACTGTCGTTTGGAAATTTTGCAGTCGGGACCGGCGCCTTCATCATCTCAGGCATCCTCCCGATGGTTGCCGACAGTCTGGAAAGCACGGTCTTCGAGATCGGACAGACCGCAACGGCATTTTCCGTCGCGTTTGCACTTGGCGGGCCGCTGCTTGCCTCTCCGACGAGCCGCTTTGATAGGCGGACTCTGCTGACGGCGGGACTGCTCCTGTTTTCGCTGGCCGCAGTGCTGGGGGCGCTGGCCCCCGACTACGGCGTCCTGATGCTGTCGAGGATCGTCGCGGGGGTTGCCGGCAGCCTGGTGACGCCGCATGCCGCGACGACCGCATCCTTGCTGGCAGAGGAGAGCGGCCGGGGCCGAGCGATCGCTCTCGTGCTTCTGGGCTTTGCAGCGTCGACCGTGTTCGGGGTGCCGCTCGGCACCATGGTCGGCGCTGTCTTCGGCTGGCGTGCGGCCTTCGGCGTGATTTCCCTGCTCGCGCTCGCCGGGGCTGTCGGGGTCCGCCTCGCGGTGCCAGGGCAGCTCAATATCCCACCCATCGACCTCGGCGGTTGGCGCAAGGTCTTTGCGCATCGCGCCATCATCTTCATGCTGGCGGTAACGCTGTTTCAGGTGCTGGGGCAGGCCACCATCTTGACTTACCTCGCCATATTGCTGCGGGTCGAAAGTCATGCGTCGGTCGCGGAAATCAGTGCGTTGCTCATGGTGTTTGGCGGGGCAGGGATCGCCGGGACGTTCGCCGCCAGCCGTCTCATGGATCGGGTGGGGGCGGCTCTGGTTGCCAATGCATCGATCATTCTGATGTGCGCGGTGATGACGGTGTGGCCCTTCATCGGCGGAAGCGTTCCAGGGGTGACGCTGCTCATCCTCCTCTGGGGCTTGAGCTCGTTTGCGGTGAACAGTGCGCAGCAGTACCGACTGATCGCGACCGCGCCGTCGCTGGCGACGGCATCCGTTTCGCTCAATTCATCATCGAGCTTCTTCGGGCAGTCGCTTGGTGCACTCGTCGGCGGCGCTGTCGTCGCCTTCTTCGGCGTTGCGACCATACCTTCGATTGGTGCTCTTGCCATGATGATCGCGCTGGGCCTCTCCCTTGCTTCGAACGGAAGCGAATCCAGAAAGGCATGA
- a CDS encoding phytanoyl-CoA dioxygenase family protein, whose translation MYFHRTKFEVESASFRVDMGAIMLTCEQIERYHRRGYLLLPDWFDNQEVDTLRAELPSLLNHDSPGRTTEADKKSVRIFYGVHQISPLFDALTRHPRMLPLAMSLLGEQVYVHQSKLNMKSGFQGSGFEWHQDFAFWHGRDGMPKPNVVNFIVFLDDVDIFNAPIYLLPGSHERGLAPSQGKELMPHDHVKELVAELGIEAATGPRGTLLVFGGLIAHASPPNISPFNRALALVTYNAVSNVLTAGTDASHAHLAEREIVALASHQDDDILRRPAPPYRSRMEEFRIAMKA comes from the coding sequence ATGTATTTTCATAGAACAAAATTTGAGGTAGAGTCGGCTTCGTTTCGTGTCGACATGGGTGCCATCATGCTTACGTGTGAACAGATAGAGCGTTACCATCGTCGCGGCTATCTTCTGTTGCCGGACTGGTTTGACAATCAAGAGGTCGACACTCTACGCGCCGAGTTGCCAAGCCTTCTGAATCACGACTCGCCAGGCCGCACGACGGAGGCGGACAAGAAATCCGTCAGGATCTTCTACGGCGTGCATCAAATAAGTCCGTTGTTCGACGCGCTGACGCGTCATCCACGGATGCTGCCACTGGCGATGAGTCTTCTTGGCGAACAAGTCTATGTCCACCAATCCAAGTTGAACATGAAGTCTGGCTTCCAGGGCAGCGGATTCGAATGGCATCAGGACTTTGCGTTCTGGCACGGTCGCGATGGGATGCCCAAGCCGAACGTCGTCAACTTCATCGTGTTTCTCGATGATGTCGACATATTCAATGCGCCGATCTATCTGCTGCCTGGTTCTCACGAGCGCGGCCTGGCTCCGTCACAGGGCAAGGAGTTGATGCCGCATGACCATGTCAAAGAATTGGTTGCAGAACTTGGTATAGAAGCGGCGACCGGTCCGCGCGGAACGCTACTGGTGTTCGGCGGCCTCATCGCTCATGCATCGCCGCCAAACATATCGCCGTTCAACCGGGCCTTGGCCTTGGTCACCTACAACGCCGTCAGCAATGTGCTTACGGCAGGCACGGATGCCTCGCACGCCCACTTGGCGGAACGCGAGATCGTGGCGTTGGCCAGTCATCAGGATGATGACATATTGCGTCGCCCGGCCCCTCCGTACCGATCGCGCATGGAAGAGTTTCGTATTGCGATGAAGGCGTGA
- a CDS encoding NADPH-dependent FMN reductase, with protein sequence MRDLLIVGVGGTTRAGSSSEAALRIAMEAAERLGARTQIFAGRAIALPMFTPERSERGADATAFIAALRRADGVIISSPGYHGSISGLIKNALDYTEDMRDDRRPYFDERAVGCIACAAGWQAAGSTLSALRSVIHALRGWPTPFGVGINTSEYMFGEGRRVDPELQRQLSIVGSQVVEFAELRRVHCDAREASM encoded by the coding sequence ATGCGCGATCTTCTGATAGTGGGCGTCGGTGGAACGACTCGCGCTGGATCATCTTCGGAGGCTGCGTTACGGATCGCCATGGAGGCTGCGGAACGGCTGGGCGCGCGGACGCAGATATTTGCCGGGCGCGCGATCGCGCTTCCGATGTTCACACCGGAACGTTCCGAGCGCGGTGCGGATGCGACGGCCTTTATCGCGGCGCTGCGGCGTGCCGATGGCGTCATCATCAGCTCGCCCGGCTATCACGGGTCGATCTCGGGGCTGATCAAAAACGCCTTGGACTATACTGAAGACATGCGCGACGACAGGCGCCCGTATTTCGACGAGCGGGCCGTCGGTTGCATTGCCTGCGCGGCCGGCTGGCAGGCTGCGGGGTCAACCTTGTCGGCCCTGCGGTCGGTGATTCATGCGCTTCGCGGGTGGCCGACGCCCTTCGGCGTGGGCATCAATACGTCGGAATACATGTTCGGCGAAGGCAGGCGCGTTGATCCCGAGCTTCAAAGGCAGCTCTCGATCGTCGGCTCCCAGGTCGTCGAGTTCGCAGAGCTGCGTCGGGTCCATTGCGACGCGCGCGAAGCATCAATGTAG
- a CDS encoding DegT/DnrJ/EryC1/StrS family aminotransferase codes for MSPKIIRPFHLDITPKDRDYLHGALDDILDSGTLILGKYTDEFEKAFAAYVGTKYAVSLNSATSALEIQLRLADVVDRKVAVPTNTNFATVAAIIHAGGKPVFLDMDASTFMPTPAMLEGAHRIHPDLAGFVCVHIGGVIAPDMLEIVEYCGRAGLFLIEDCAHAHGSVLQRKHAGTFGVSGAFSFFPTKVMTTMEGGMIVSDDEEYATAVRSYRNQGKRAGNYNALHVDLGNSWRMSEFAAAFGLSQLKKLDAMLDRRASIAKVYVDCFESAGIAYVSTGHMDRCSNYKVIAVSPSTDVDIKSELAKDDIFLGGAVYDVPCHRQPVFSALSKQNAPCPISEQMCPRQFCLPITSSMDVNDAHRVANAVKRVLQRSPS; via the coding sequence GTGAGCCCTAAAATCATACGTCCGTTTCATCTGGACATCACGCCGAAGGATCGCGACTACCTGCATGGTGCGTTGGACGACATCCTCGATTCCGGCACGCTCATTCTCGGCAAGTATACGGATGAATTCGAAAAGGCATTCGCCGCCTATGTCGGCACGAAGTACGCGGTCTCGCTCAACAGTGCGACCAGCGCCCTGGAGATCCAGCTGAGACTGGCCGATGTCGTCGATCGGAAAGTTGCCGTCCCGACCAACACGAACTTTGCAACCGTGGCAGCCATTATCCATGCCGGTGGGAAGCCGGTATTCCTGGACATGGACGCGTCGACGTTCATGCCAACTCCCGCGATGCTGGAAGGCGCTCATCGCATTCATCCGGATCTTGCCGGGTTCGTATGTGTCCACATCGGAGGCGTTATCGCCCCGGATATGCTCGAGATCGTCGAGTACTGCGGCAGGGCCGGTCTGTTCTTGATTGAAGACTGTGCCCACGCGCACGGCAGTGTCCTGCAGAGGAAGCACGCTGGTACATTTGGTGTGAGCGGAGCATTTTCGTTCTTCCCCACCAAGGTCATGACCACGATGGAAGGGGGGATGATCGTCTCCGACGACGAGGAATACGCTACTGCTGTGCGTTCCTATCGCAACCAAGGCAAGAGAGCGGGGAATTACAATGCGCTCCATGTCGATCTCGGCAATAGCTGGAGAATGAGCGAATTCGCGGCGGCTTTCGGCCTGTCGCAATTGAAGAAGCTCGATGCGATGCTCGATCGGCGCGCGTCGATAGCCAAGGTGTACGTCGACTGCTTTGAATCTGCGGGCATCGCATACGTCTCGACCGGTCATATGGATCGATGCAGCAATTACAAGGTCATTGCAGTGTCGCCGTCCACGGACGTCGATATCAAGAGCGAGCTCGCCAAGGACGACATCTTCCTGGGAGGAGCGGTTTACGACGTTCCATGTCACAGGCAGCCGGTGTTCAGCGCGCTCTCCAAGCAGAACGCGCCCTGTCCGATATCGGAGCAGATGTGCCCGCGCCAGTTTTGCCTGCCGATCACGTCCAGCATGGACGTCAACGACGCGCATCGTGTGGCGAATGCCGTGAAGCGCGTTCTGCAAAGATCACCGTCATGA